The Candidatus Saccharimonadales bacterium nucleotide sequence GTCTCAGTTGATAAAATAGGAGACAAAGACGAAGCACTCGATATTGGTGATCAGACGATCGAAGTGATTGTAAAAGATGTCACAGATAACGCCGCGACCGTCATCTGGAACGGAACGCTTGGCTACGCTGAACTTCCAAACTTTGCTCATGGCTCTGCAAGACTTGCGATGGCACTTGCGACAAAACCAGAGACAACATCAATTATTGGTGGTGGTGATACGGCCGATTTCATTATCAAATGGGACGCAAAAAAAGGTGGTAGTTTTACGCACGTTTCTACTGGCGGCGGCGCGAGCTTAGAGCTCATGGCTGGGGACAAATTGCCAGGTATTGAAAGTTTGCTAGACGCCCGTAAATAAGTACGTTACACTAAAGAATAAGAAAAGCAGAAGCATTATGGCTCAAGATAAAACACTCATTGTCGGCAACTGGAAAATGAACCTCACTACTCATGAGGCAAGTTTATATATTCATAAGCTCGCAGGTCTCGTAAAACCTCACCGTGACGTCGAAGTTGTCATCGCACCGTCACTTCTTTCACTCCAATCACTGAGTCTTCAAATAGACCGAAAACAGTTTAAACTCGCTGTTCAAAATCTCTACTGGCGAGATAGCGGTGCATTTACAGGCGAGGTTTCAGCCGCGCAGCTTCACGGCATTGTTAACTACGCTATTGTCGGTCACTCCGAACGACGTCATATTTTCCATGAATCAGACAAAGATACCCGTGCGAAGGTACAGGCAGCGATTCGTAATGACATTAAGCCAATCCTCTGTATTGGTGAAACAGCCAGTGAACGTGCCGATGGTGAAACGCATGACGTCCTTCACGATCAACTTCTTGGTGGACTTGCTAATGTGACAAGCGAAGAACTAAAAAGTGTTGTCATCGCCTACGAACCAGTCTGGGCAATCGGAACGGGTGTTAGCGCTATGCCGGCAGACGTTGAAAAAGCAGTGAAGACGATACGTAACCAGGTTAAACACCTTTATGGTAAAGAAGCAGCCGAAGCAATCGCAGTTCTTTATGGTGGTAGTGTGAAGGCAGATAGTGCTGCAGCATACCTCGCAACTCCTGGAGTTGATGGATTACTGATTGGTGGAGCAAGTCTCGAAGCAGAAGGATTTGTCAGTATCATAAAAGGGGCACATAAACTAAAAAGTAAGGGTGGGGACCAATGAAAGAACTTGATTTTGACGAACTAGACCGGGCAGTGAGCTCTCTCATGTCTGATGCCTCATCTTTTGCTACTTCCGCTCCTGATGGACCAAAAGAAAAAATCCTTGACATTCCACTGACAGATACACAGCCTGCATCTCAAGCAGGTGGCTTTATGATGCCTGGCGCTCAGAAAGTCGATAAGGCCGAAGACGACGACGATGCGGACGAAGAAGATAATACGCCAGTTGTCAAAGCACCACCAGCGATTCGTCGTTCGAATGGCCGCTTTATGGACGTTGTTCACCCCTCATCAGATATGAAACAAGCAGGTCCATCATTTACTTCAGCACCGAGGCAGGGAATAAGTATCTCCCCTGCCCCATCGGTTCTTGCTATGCCGACTGAGCCACCAAAACCAGTTGAGCCAATCGAACAAACGCCAACAGCAGCACCAGTGGTCTCTGAACCTGAAGTAAAAGAAGAAGCTGCTACGAGCGACTGGCCTGACCCACTTGATATGGCGAAACCGTCTGAGGAAAAGCAAGAAGAGAAGCCTGAAGAGAAAGTTTTAGATACTGAACCTGATACAGAACTTGCAGCAGCTCTTGAATCGCTCCCTGCTATTGATGAGGAAGTAAAATCTTCACCACTTGCATCACCGTTTCTGAGTGATACGAAAGTTGAAAAGCGACCACTCGGTGGCTCTGGCTCATTTACAGTAAGTGAGCAAACAAACGCGCTAGCAAGTGATGTACCCGTTCCAGAAGTGACAGCTGAAGATCAGACGGTTACAGACCCTACGGCATTTGAAGCACCACTTCCTGAAGAATTCCAATCTGATCTTGTGGCAATTGAATCTGGTGAGGCGAATGAACCAACACCAGATCTAGTTCCAGCTCCAGTTGAAGCACCTGCACTCGTTGTCACGACAAAAATGGCATCAGCTCCAGAGCGCGTGACCTCTAAAGAGCCAGTCAAAGCACTTATTCCAGACCATTTCCCTGACGAAGATCTTCCAAAAGGACCATCGTCTATTGCACAGCAGTACCGCGAAGAAGCAAGCACTGGTGACCAGACGAATGGCTCAATCTATGACACGGATTCATACCATAAACCACTTGCGCATCCAGCTAAGAAAAAAGCTAGTTGGCTATGGATTGTTTGGATCCTTCTTATTCTTGCCGTTGGTGCAGGCATTGGTGCCGGACTCTACTATTTCGGTATTGTAAAATAGTCAGCTTCAGTGTGATTCACGTCTTAAGTCGGCTATACTAGATACAATGGATTTATTCGAAGGACTTAACCCGGCACAGTCCGAGGCAGTACAAACTGTGGACGGCCCAGTACTCATTTTGGCAGGTGCGGGGAGTGGGAAAACAAAGACACTGACGCACCGTATTGCGTATCTTATTGCGCACGAACATATCTGGCCAAATGAAATTTTAGCCGTTACGTTTACGAACAAGGCCGCTAAGGAAATGCGCGAACGTCTCGGCCATCTTCTGAATCAGAACGGTTCCAACCGTTCTTTTATGCCATGGATGGGAACATTCCATGGTATCTGCGTTCGACTGCTAAGACAAGACGGAGACAAGATTGGTATTGCACCAAACTACGTTATTTACGATGAGGATGATCGTCAGGGACTTATTAAGCAGGCGATGAAGCAACTGTCCCTTACGGACAAGCAGATTAAACCCCGTGCCGTCAGTAGTATTATTAGTAATGCAAAAAATGAGCTTGTCAGTCCTGGAGAATTTATTTCTACGGCTCAGTATCCATTCGAACAATCAGTAGGGAAAATATATGAGCACTACGAAACACTCCGCAAAAAAGCCGGCGCACTAGATTTTGACGATCTTCTGATTGAAACAGTTCGTCTGTTTAAAGAAAAACTAGATATAAAAGCTATTTGGCGCGACCGCTTTAAGCATATTTTAGTCGACGAGTACCAGGACACAAACGCTGCCCAGTACGCCATTATTAAGAGCCTCATCGGTGAATCTCGTAATGTCTGCGTCGTCGGTGACGACTGGCAGTCGATCTATAGCTGGCGAGGGGCAGACTTTACGAACATTTTGAACTTCGAACGTGACTTTCCAGGTGCAAAGATTATAAAACTCGAGCAGAACTATCGTAGCACTGGCTCTATTCTTGAAGCCGCACAGAATGTTATTACTAAAAATACGACAAGAACAGATAAGAAGCTTTGGACAGCTGAACCAATGGGTGATCCAGTTCAAGTCCACGGGGTCTACGATGAAGCCGAAGAAGCCTATACGGTTGCAAGTAGAATCAGCGCTCAGGCGGCAATTGGGGCAAGGGCATATGGAGACTTCGCTGTCTTGTACCGAACAAACTCCCAGAGCTACACACTTGAGCGCTCATTTTTACAGCTCCGTATCCCCTACCAGATTATTGGCGGTGTTCGTTTCTATGACCGTAAAGAAATTAAGGATATGATTGCTTATCTTCGACTCCTCTACCAGCCAAACGACAGGATGAGCTTTACTCGTATTGTGAACATCCCAGTAAGAGGTATCGGCGCAACCAGTCTCGAAAAATTCCTATCATGGCAGGCAGGTAGTGGCATGGATATTATCGGCGCTCTTTCAAATGTCGAGCAGACTAGCAGCCTGATGCCAAGGGCGCGAATGGCCCTCGCTAAATTCGGTGAGTTACTAAGAATCTTACAGGCAAAAGTCCAGGCAGAGCAATCACCAACTGAGATTATTGAATACCTTATTGAAAAAACTGGGTATCGAAACTATCTTCTCGATGGAACACCGCAGGCAGAGGAGCGGGAAGCCAACATCGGTTCCCTTATATCTGACGCCGCATCGTTTGCCTCGCTTCCAGACTTCCTCGAAGAAGTGGCGCTCATGTCGAGTGCCGATACGAGTAGTAATGATCAAAAGGTGACGCTTATGACGATCCATGCTGCAAAGGGTCTCGAGTTCCCTGTTGTTTTTATGGTCGGCATGGAAGAGGGTATTTTCCCACATTCGAGAGTCTACGAGGCAGGTCCGAGCGAACTTGAAGAAGAGCGTCGTCTTTGCTACGTCGGTATGACGAGAGCAAGGCAGGAGCTTCATCTTAGCTACGCACAGAGCAGGCTGCAGTTTGGCCAGCGGGCATATAATCCAGCATCTAGATTTCTGAGTGATATGGGCTACGAACTCGCTTCGATGCCATCACCATCATTTAAGCAAAATACCTCAGACGAGACATTCTTTGACGTACCACAGTTTGAAATATCAGACCGAGTTCGCTCATTACAATTTGGGGCAGGCGAGATCGTTGATATAGACGGCATGGCGGTAACGGTGTTATTTGACAGCGGCCAGCGGAAAAAACTAAATGTTGAATACGCACGGCTTGAAAAAATATAGTTTTCAAAATTAGCGCCATACGGCCTAATTTGGTATAATTAATCAAAGTACATTCTAAATTGAATGCTACCTTGTGTATGAGAAATTTATTTCGTATTAATCCCACCCACCTATTCCGTGTTTTCGCTTTTACCGGCGTCGTTTTGTTATTGTTTACGCTTTTTAGCTCAGTTATGACTGCACAGGCGGCTACAACCAGGACAGGAACCGGCGGACGCCTCATTACGATCCACGATAACGGACAGGACCGTGGCCTTATGACAAACGCAACGACTCTTCGAGATGCGTTTAATGAAGCCCATATTCCACTAGATAAAAATGACCTGGTTGAACCTGGTCTTGATGAACAACTCGTCGCAAATAACTATGAAGTGAATGTCTATAGAGCACGTCCTGTCATGATCATCGACGGTGCGGTTCGTCAAAACGTTATGACCCCATACCAAACAGCCGAGCAAATTACCCAGCACGCTGGTATCGAGCTTCACGACGAAGATAAGACAACTATTAGCAGGAGCGACAATATCGTTGCTGATGGAAGTGGCCTCCTCCTTACGATCAACCGGGCAACACCATTTACACTCGTACTTTATGGTAAAAAAGTTAGCGCGTATACACAGGCAGCATCTGTGGGAGACATGCTAAAAAGTAAGGGCATTAGTCTTGGAAAAGATGACACACTTTCAGTTGGATCAGCTACAAAAATACAGGCTGGTATGTCAATTGAACTATGGCGAAACGGCGTCCAGACAGTGACGCAAAGTGAAGATATCGCCTTTACGACTCAGCAAATTCAAGACGCTGATCAGCCAGTTGGCTACAAGGTAGTCCAAACTCCTGGTGTTAACGGGAAGAAGTCCGTTTCATACCAGATCGAAATGAAGAACGGTATTGAAGTAAGTCGTCAGGTGATTCAGAGCGTCACAACAACAGAACCGGTCAAACAGGTTGAAACTGTTGGTATTAAAGTAAATCTTCCCCCTGGATCTCATCAGGACTGGATGGCAGCCGCTGGTATTGCCGAGAGTGACTTTGGATACGTCGAATATATCGTTGGCCACGAAGGTGGATGGTGCCCAGTAAGATGGCAAGGTGATCGCGGATGTGTCAATCACGGTTCTGCACCAGCAGGATCTGGCTATGGTATCGTGCAGGCAACTCCTGGCGGTAAGATGGCGTCAGCCGGAGATGACTGGCTTACGAACCCAATTACACAGCTTCGCTGGGCAACAGGTTACGCAGTAGGAAGATACGGTAGCTGGGCGGGTGCATATAACCACTGGCTCTCTAGTCATAACTGGTAATCATGCCAAATAAATCCCTCGGACAGCACTGGCTACGAGATCGCGATGTGTTAGCGCACATTGCAGATCTTGCAGATATTAAAAAGTCAGATACGGTTCTTGAAATTGGTCCTGGACTTGGTACTCTAACATCCGAACTGCTCAGACGTGCAGACAAGGTGATTGCCGTTGAATTTGACGAAGACCTGGCGCGAAAACTCCCCGGTCAGTTTCCTGGCAAGAATCTCGAAGTCAAAACAGGTGACATCCTTTCATTCGATCTTTCCCAGCTTCCGAAAAACTATAAAGTTGTTGCCAATGTCCCCTACTACATCACGAGTAAAATAGTTCAGCTTCTTATGACAGCAGATAACAAGCCATCAACAGCAGTACTTCTTGTCCAAAAAGAAGTAGCCCAGCGCCTCGCGGCAAAACCAGGTGATCTGAGTATCCTCGGCGTCAGTGCGCAGCTTTTTTCTCATGTAAGTCTTGGCGACATAGTTCCGGCTGCTCTTTTTGAGCCAGCCCCTAAAGTAGATAGTCAGGTGGTGGTATTAAAAACCCGCACTGAATCATTTCTAGGTGATATACCAGAAAAAGAATTCTTTAAAGTTGTAAAAGCTGGCTTCTCTGCAAAACGCAAAAAACTACGCTCGAGTTTGTCTGCTGGTCTTGGTATCACGAAACCAGAACTAGAAGCAATGCTAAAAGAGGCGAACATCAGCCCGGACGATAGGGCAGAGAGCTTGTCGCTCGATGATTGGCTACGACTAACGAAACTTCAATAATACCTGGCATACGGCCAGGTATTATTCGTAGAAAACAAAAAAAACATAAAAAAAGACGCCTACTTGGCGCTATGCATATCGATTGAAGTTATCGACAGTTAGATAATAAATATATGCCTGGGGCGGGTAACTGTTTCCAGTAAACCCGCCCCAGGGGCAAATCACATACAATCTGAAGTGATCAGCTCGCCCCGAAGGGGAGGTATCTGTCACAGATGGAAGAGCAGAACTGCTCGTCCGGTGACGATCGCATCAGTTTAATACATGGGCCCGCAGTGGGTTCACCGTCCAGCGCAGCTGTTTGGCTGGCACGGCGTCCCCACTGCGGGGGCTTGTGAGCGGGTGGACGTTTGGGCCGCTGCTTCGATTTGCATCGACGCGGCCCAGACTACTGCCCGAGAATCACTGTGAACATTCCTTCACCCTTTCTCACGCGAACTAGCTGTCGCATGGGTCACAAAGTTGCTCTAGGCGTCTTTCCCTTGCGCGGGCAAAAGACGGAGAACCCTTTGGTGGGGGACTCTCTAAACCCTAGACTAAGGTCATTCGTTCTCCATTCGGACTACATGTGCTTGATCACCGAGTGCGACGACGGCCACTTGCATGGGCGCCGTGTCCCATCTGGAGTGGCCGCCGCCGGCCGATGATCAGCTGTCGCTGGTGATCGGGTCGGAGCCGCCGGCCGGGGAGGGGTTCGAGATCTCGGACTTGGTCTTCTTGAAGGACTCGTGGTGCGAGGTGGTGCCGTACGGAGGGGACATGGTTGGTGTACCTTTCGTTTGGCCGGAAGTGTGATTCACTCCGGTCTGATCTATACTGAAATTATGTTCAGTCCAGATCAGACCGGAGTATTTTTATTACCTAACTGTCAAAGTACCGACCAGGATTGAATTGCTCCACTCAACTGATTGATTTACACACTCTACATCATAATTATACTATTGTCAATATCTTTTAAAAAAAGTTGCTAGAATTATATAAAAGTGAAATAATATATACAGGTTTATGCCAGTAGTCCCACACTTCGATCGGAGTTCGCATGGTTCTAAGACGAACCGCTGTGATCCTGCTAGGACTTGTCCTATCAGGTGTTGTGATGCTTGTTGCAGTCATGATTCATCTCGTGGCAGCCGGGAAAATGTCAACGTGGCCGTCTGCGCTTCGGTGCGTAGACGACATGACGGGCGATGATCATCCGGAAGGTGCATTTGCAGATGCACTGTGCATTCTCACAAGCCATGAGATGTCGGAGGAACAGAGGCAGTTCGCTGGGCAGTATGGACTCGTGGCCATGTATGGTTTACCAGAATCTGGTGAGATCCAGGGTGTCGGTATTGCTCCCTATGAGTCAAGCTGCGTCGTGTTTTTCGCGGGATCACCCAGTAGCCCGATTGCAGGACTCATGCCGCGATACGCGTACACTGGAGGAGATTTCCATGTCAGTACGTCCGCCAACGGAACAACCATCGCCGATATCACCCAGTTTCTAAGGGATAACGAGGCGATGTGTTCCTGACCCGCTACTAGCAGTGTAGAGCCCCGCTCCGCTGCACACGGTAGCGGGGTTTCTATATCTAAGATTATTAGCTCATGTATAGTAGTCATATGACAACACTTCAGATTGCTTGCTCGACAACTCTTGATGGCTCTATGAAAATAGGGGATTCATTTCATCCTGAAGAGATTGGGGCAAATCGTGAGAAGTTTCTCAAAAAGAATGACATGACTCTTGAACAGATGATTCTTGTGCCACTCACATACACTGGCGACAATTACCGCCGCTATTTTACTGTCGGTAAAGATGAAGCAGGTGAGGGAATTACTAAACCATCAACAAAAGAAGCCGACGGGCTACTCACAACTGAAGCTGGCCTCAGCCTGTTTCTTCCTCTTGCCGATTGTATCGGAACGGTGCTTTACGACGCTAAAAATGGAGCAGTGATGCTCACTCATCTTGGGAGACATAATCTTGAACAAGAAGGTGGAAGAACATCCGTCGAATATATGGTCCAGCAATGTGGCAGTGATCTCCGTGATATAACCGCCTGGCTCAGCCCTGCAGCGGGTGGAGTGAATTATCCTCTCTTTGGATTTGATAACAGGAGCATGCACGACGTTGCTATAGAGCAACTTCTTAGCGCCGGTGTTTTAAGGGAGAATATTACCGCATCTCCTATTGATACAACAACCGATCCAAAGTACTTTTCACACAGTCAATTTCTAAAGGGCGAAAAAGATAGTGATGGCCGCTTCGCTGTCGTTGCCGTCCTTTATGAAGACTAGTTTATACCTCCTATGTAATCTGTTACAATAAGACGCAATGGGAAAAAAATTATACATCACTACCGCCATTCCTTACGTGAATGCCAAACCGCACATTGGTAATGCGCTTGATTACCTCATCGCAGATATTTGGTCTCGCTACCAAAAACAAAATGGCCATGAAGTTCGTTTTCAAGTTGGAACTGATGAACATGGTAATAAGATTGCCAGTAAAGCCGCAGAGCTAGGGCTTCAGCCCCAAGCCTACACTGATCAAATGTACGGAAACTTTGAGCAGCTCATGCTCAAAACTGGTGCCGAGTTTACAGATTTCATCCGCACAACAGACCCGCACCATATTGGTGCAGTTCAGTATATCTGGCAAAAACTCCAACCGTATATCTATAAAGGTACCTACGAAGGTTGGTACTGTGTTGGACATGAGGCGTTTTTTACAGATAAAGAAGTGCAAGCGACAAACGGCGTCTGCCCCGATCATCAGACACCATATGAACATGTCAGCGAAGAGAACTACTACCTAAAAGCTAGTGCATTCACCGAGAAGATTCGTGAAGCCATTGAATCAAAGCGTATGGAAATTGTTCCTGAATTTCGTGGTAAAGAGTTCCTTGAACTTATGAAAGACGGGCTTCAGGATGTGAGCATTAGTCGGCCACGTAAAAACCTTTCATGGGGTGTTCCTGTTCCTGGTGACCCAGAGCAGGTTATGTATGTCTGGATTGATGCACTTGCAAACTACATCACCGTCCTTGGCTATCCAGATCGTGCTGGTTGGGAAGAATACTGGCCTGCAGATGTACAGGTAATTGGCAAAGATATTCTTCGTTTTCACGCTGGTATTTGGCCTGCCATGCTTCTAGGTCTTGAGCTTTCAGTTCCAAAGAAGCTACTCGTTCATGGCTTTATTAATATTGCCGGAGCTAAAATTAGTAAAACAGTCGGAAACGTCGTCGATCCAAATGAGGTGATTGATCAATACGGTCTTGATGCTTTTCGTTATTTCTTTTCTCGCCACATCCCAACTCAGGATGATGGCGATTTCACATGGGAGAAACTTGAAACTGCGTATAACACCGAGCTTGGCAATGATCTGGGTAACTTAGTGCAGCGTGTATCAAGCATGATCGTTCGCTACCAATCAGGGGTTATTGGCGACGCTCCACAAAATGAGCATGACAATAAAACATATCATGAACATATGCAGACACTTAACTTCAACCGTGCACTTGATGAAGTATGGGCAATGGTCCGAGGCCTTAATCAGTACATTGAAGACGTTAAGCCTTGGGAAATAGCTAAAACTCGTGAACAAAATCCTGACGCTGAAGCACATCTTTCCGAGGTATTATCTCATGCAGTAGGTAACCTTCTTCAGATCGGTGATCTTCTCCTGCCGTTCTTACCAACGACGGCTACTGCTATTCACGGTATGTTTGAATCGGGGCTTGTGACTCCGTCGACGAGTGTTCTCTTTCCAAAGATATATCTTCACACTCCTGATCCTCGTGCGGGACTTCCTCCAAAGAGCTAATATGCTAATCGATACGCATTGTCATATCCATGAATCTGACTATCCTTTAGATAGTACTGTTGTTTTACAGCATGCCAAAGACGTTGGGGTAGGTAAGATGATATGCGTCGGAACCAGTGAGAAGAGCTCAAAAGATGCTATTACGTTTGGTGGCCTTCACGAGAACATTTACGCCTCGATTGGCGTTCATCCACATGATACAAAAGATGGCTATGACATAGAGGGACTTTTTAACGCACCACGACTTGTGGCTGTTGGTGAAATTGGTCTCGACTACTTCTATGCACATAGTAAGCGCGAGATTCAGATACAGGCCTTAGAAGCCCAAATACATATGGCACTCGCTCATAATCTCCCAATTATCTTCCACGTTCGTGATGCGGCAACAGTCATACAAGGACACTCAGTATGGGATGACTTTTGGCCAATTATAGATAATTTCCATGGCATAAGGGGTGAGCTGCATAGCTTTACTGATTCACAGATTCAACTTGAAAATGGACTGAAACGAGATTTTTTTATAGGGGTCAACGGTATCAGTACATTTACAAAAGATGAGGCCCAAAAAGCCATGTTCACCTCAATTCCGCTGTCTAAATTACTTCTTGAAACTGATGCTCCCTTCTTGACACCAGCTCCTGTACGTGGTATAGTCAATGAGCCAGCATTTGTGAAGTACGTCGCAGAGCATCATGCAGCGGTAAGAAATATACCACTTGATGAACTTGCGGCAGTAACGGCCGCAAATGCTACAGTGCTTTTTGCACTCTAACATACACACGAAAAGAAACCTCTATAGCAACTAGACGGAGTAATAACTATGTCAGAATTTGAACATATCCCGACAGAACTCACTACCGACACTGATGTGTCCCTCCATGCTGGCAATCCAGATCTATTGGATTTGGCAGAAGCACGCATTCTTCTTGAAAAAACTCAAAATGATCTTGCATCCGAAGCACTAAAGACGACTCCACATGGGTATATTGGACGTCTGAGCGTTATTGTGAGCGAAGCACGACAGTATGAACTTGACTCTACAATATCAGACGATGATTACGAGTACACACAAAGTAATGTCATATCGCTTGCCGATGCGCGTCGCCGTAAACAAGAGAATACGATATTTCTCGACAAAGCAGCATAAGGAGATCATGCCATGGCTGATGTATTTAAAAAAGCACTCAAACTACTTATCGGAAACAGTTCATCTCTTCCGAAACTAAGTATGCCAAAAAACCGACCGTTCAAAACACTGACTGAACGTGAACTAATTCAACTTGAAAGTAATATCGGATCAGAGCTATTTGGTCCTATTCCCGCTGGGAATCGACGAGAATTTTTTAATCTCGATCCAAATACGTGGATTTGGCACGAAGAATGGATAGATGTTGAAACTGGTAAGAAAAAAGTAGCGACAACAAGGTACGAAGTTCACGATAATGGCATCTTGAAAGTACAAGAAGGTGCAAAGTATAAATTTATCGAAGGTGAAGAGTTAAAAAATCTGACAGTTGCCGTGCAGATGTATCACGAGCGAGTAATGCGTGAAGTATACCAGCGTGATCCAGCAAGCGGTGAAAAGCTTAGCTAACTGGTATAATTAGTTACGTGAGCACTGATACTATTTATCTTGATCATGCCGCGGCGACTCCTATGGACGAACGTGTGCACGCTGCTATGCAGCCGTACTTTTCTGAACTCTTTTATAATCCATCAAGTCCATATTCTCCTGCCATTGCTGTACGGCGAGATTACGAAGAAGCAAAGCATACAATTGCAGGTATCATAGGCGCAAAACCAGATGAACTTGTCATGACTGCAGGCGCAACTGAATCAATTAATCTTGCTTTTGGAGCCGTTACCGGCCACGTTATCACGGCAAATATCGAGCACCATGCTGTGCTCGCGGCTGCGAGAACTCACGATCATACCATTATTGCAGCTGACGAACGTGGAACTATCTCACCGGAATCGGTGAAGCAGGCGATTCGACCTGAAACTGAGCTTGTGAGCATTGCCACCGCTAACAATGAACTTGGCACCGTCCAGTCTCTCCGTGATATCGCAGCTGTGATTCACCAGGAGCGCGAAAAGCGCCTTGAGGCAGGTAACCACACGCCTATTTATCTTCACACAGATGCATCTCAGGGGGCAGGACAACTCGATATTACCGTAG carries:
- a CDS encoding class I tRNA ligase family protein produces the protein MGKKLYITTAIPYVNAKPHIGNALDYLIADIWSRYQKQNGHEVRFQVGTDEHGNKIASKAAELGLQPQAYTDQMYGNFEQLMLKTGAEFTDFIRTTDPHHIGAVQYIWQKLQPYIYKGTYEGWYCVGHEAFFTDKEVQATNGVCPDHQTPYEHVSEENYYLKASAFTEKIREAIESKRMEIVPEFRGKEFLELMKDGLQDVSISRPRKNLSWGVPVPGDPEQVMYVWIDALANYITVLGYPDRAGWEEYWPADVQVIGKDILRFHAGIWPAMLLGLELSVPKKLLVHGFINIAGAKISKTVGNVVDPNEVIDQYGLDAFRYFFSRHIPTQDDGDFTWEKLETAYNTELGNDLGNLVQRVSSMIVRYQSGVIGDAPQNEHDNKTYHEHMQTLNFNRALDEVWAMVRGLNQYIEDVKPWEIAKTREQNPDAEAHLSEVLSHAVGNLLQIGDLLLPFLPTTATAIHGMFESGLVTPSTSVLFPKIYLHTPDPRAGLPPKS
- a CDS encoding polyphenol oxidase family protein, with the protein product MTTLQIACSTTLDGSMKIGDSFHPEEIGANREKFLKKNDMTLEQMILVPLTYTGDNYRRYFTVGKDEAGEGITKPSTKEADGLLTTEAGLSLFLPLADCIGTVLYDAKNGAVMLTHLGRHNLEQEGGRTSVEYMVQQCGSDLRDITAWLSPAAGGVNYPLFGFDNRSMHDVAIEQLLSAGVLRENITASPIDTTTDPKYFSHSQFLKGEKDSDGRFAVVAVLYED
- the rsmA gene encoding 16S rRNA (adenine(1518)-N(6)/adenine(1519)-N(6))-dimethyltransferase RsmA; translated protein: MPNKSLGQHWLRDRDVLAHIADLADIKKSDTVLEIGPGLGTLTSELLRRADKVIAVEFDEDLARKLPGQFPGKNLEVKTGDILSFDLSQLPKNYKVVANVPYYITSKIVQLLMTADNKPSTAVLLVQKEVAQRLAAKPGDLSILGVSAQLFSHVSLGDIVPAALFEPAPKVDSQVVVLKTRTESFLGDIPEKEFFKVVKAGFSAKRKKLRSSLSAGLGITKPELEAMLKEANISPDDRAESLSLDDWLRLTKLQ
- a CDS encoding UvrD-helicase domain-containing protein, giving the protein MDLFEGLNPAQSEAVQTVDGPVLILAGAGSGKTKTLTHRIAYLIAHEHIWPNEILAVTFTNKAAKEMRERLGHLLNQNGSNRSFMPWMGTFHGICVRLLRQDGDKIGIAPNYVIYDEDDRQGLIKQAMKQLSLTDKQIKPRAVSSIISNAKNELVSPGEFISTAQYPFEQSVGKIYEHYETLRKKAGALDFDDLLIETVRLFKEKLDIKAIWRDRFKHILVDEYQDTNAAQYAIIKSLIGESRNVCVVGDDWQSIYSWRGADFTNILNFERDFPGAKIIKLEQNYRSTGSILEAAQNVITKNTTRTDKKLWTAEPMGDPVQVHGVYDEAEEAYTVASRISAQAAIGARAYGDFAVLYRTNSQSYTLERSFLQLRIPYQIIGGVRFYDRKEIKDMIAYLRLLYQPNDRMSFTRIVNIPVRGIGATSLEKFLSWQAGSGMDIIGALSNVEQTSSLMPRARMALAKFGELLRILQAKVQAEQSPTEIIEYLIEKTGYRNYLLDGTPQAEEREANIGSLISDAASFASLPDFLEEVALMSSADTSSNDQKVTLMTIHAAKGLEFPVVFMVGMEEGIFPHSRVYEAGPSELEEERRLCYVGMTRARQELHLSYAQSRLQFGQRAYNPASRFLSDMGYELASMPSPSFKQNTSDETFFDVPQFEISDRVRSLQFGAGEIVDIDGMAVTVLFDSGQRKKLNVEYARLEKI
- a CDS encoding TatD family hydrolase, producing the protein MLIDTHCHIHESDYPLDSTVVLQHAKDVGVGKMICVGTSEKSSKDAITFGGLHENIYASIGVHPHDTKDGYDIEGLFNAPRLVAVGEIGLDYFYAHSKREIQIQALEAQIHMALAHNLPIIFHVRDAATVIQGHSVWDDFWPIIDNFHGIRGELHSFTDSQIQLENGLKRDFFIGVNGISTFTKDEAQKAMFTSIPLSKLLLETDAPFLTPAPVRGIVNEPAFVKYVAEHHAAVRNIPLDELAAVTAANATVLFAL
- a CDS encoding ubiquitin-like domain-containing protein; protein product: MRNLFRINPTHLFRVFAFTGVVLLLFTLFSSVMTAQAATTRTGTGGRLITIHDNGQDRGLMTNATTLRDAFNEAHIPLDKNDLVEPGLDEQLVANNYEVNVYRARPVMIIDGAVRQNVMTPYQTAEQITQHAGIELHDEDKTTISRSDNIVADGSGLLLTINRATPFTLVLYGKKVSAYTQAASVGDMLKSKGISLGKDDTLSVGSATKIQAGMSIELWRNGVQTVTQSEDIAFTTQQIQDADQPVGYKVVQTPGVNGKKSVSYQIEMKNGIEVSRQVIQSVTTTEPVKQVETVGIKVNLPPGSHQDWMAAAGIAESDFGYVEYIVGHEGGWCPVRWQGDRGCVNHGSAPAGSGYGIVQATPGGKMASAGDDWLTNPITQLRWATGYAVGRYGSWAGAYNHWLSSHNW
- the tpiA gene encoding triose-phosphate isomerase — translated: MAQDKTLIVGNWKMNLTTHEASLYIHKLAGLVKPHRDVEVVIAPSLLSLQSLSLQIDRKQFKLAVQNLYWRDSGAFTGEVSAAQLHGIVNYAIVGHSERRHIFHESDKDTRAKVQAAIRNDIKPILCIGETASERADGETHDVLHDQLLGGLANVTSEELKSVVIAYEPVWAIGTGVSAMPADVEKAVKTIRNQVKHLYGKEAAEAIAVLYGGSVKADSAAAYLATPGVDGLLIGGASLEAEGFVSIIKGAHKLKSKGGDQ